Proteins from one Pongo abelii isolate AG06213 chromosome 7, NHGRI_mPonAbe1-v2.0_pri, whole genome shotgun sequence genomic window:
- the RECQL4 gene encoding ATP-dependent DNA helicase Q4 isoform X4 has translation MERLRDVRERLQAWERAFRQQRGRRPTQDDVEAAPEDTRALYREYRTLKRTTGQAGGGPRSSESLPAAAEEAPESHCWGPHLNRAATQSPQPTPGRSCQGSVPDYGQRLKANLKGNLQAGPALGRRPWPLGRSSSKTPTPKPPGTGPVPSFAEKASDEPPHPPEPQPRPGRLQHLQASLSQRLGSLDPGWLQRCHSEVPDFLGAPKACRPDLGSEESQLLTPGESAVLGPGGGSQGPEISAFQEVSIGAGRPQPSSSRGEKRRRNEEPWGSPAQVQQESSHAGSPSEGAGAVALEEDPPGEPVQAQPPQPCSSPSTPRLARHDRGNYVRLNMKQKHYVRGRALRGRLLRKQAWKQKWRKKGECFGGGGATVAIKESCFLNEQSDHRAAQCPQPASEEDTHPVGPELLVPAPQPVPEVPSLDPAVLPLYSLGPSGQLAETPAEVFQALEQLGHQAFRPGQERAVMRILSGISTLLVLPTGAGKSLCYQLPALLYTRRSPCLTLVVSPLLSLMDDQVSGLPPCLKAACIHSGMTRKQRESVLQKVRAAQVHVLMLTPEALVGAGGLPPAAQLPPVAFACIDEAHCLSQWSHNFRPCYLRVCKVLRERMGVHCFLGLTATATHRTASDVAQHLAVAEEPGLHRPAPVPANLHLSVSMDRDTDQALLTLLRGERFRDLDSIIIYCNRREDTERIAALLRTCLHAARVPGSGGTAWTGLVSPWTHLGHPWPHPTDHLPVFPKGRAPKTTAEAYHAGMCSQERRRVQRAFMQGQLRVVVATVAFGMGLDRPDVRAVLHLGLPPSFESYVQAVGRAGRDGQPAHCHLFLQPQGEDLRELRRHVHADSTDFLAVKRLVQCVFPACTCTRPPLEQEGAVGGERPVPKYPAEEAEQLGGHQATPGPRRACMGHERALPIQLTVQALDMPEEGEEPGVSHRGGDGPSSHLLSPALPPAIETLLCYLELHPHHWLELMATTYTHCRLNCPGGPAQLQALAHRCPPLAVCLAQQLPEDPEQGSSSVEFDMVKLVDTMGWELASVRRALCQLQWDHEPRTGVQRGTGVLVEFSGLAFHLRSPGDLTAEEKDQICDFLYGRVQAREHQALARLRRTFQAFRSVAFPSCGPCLEQHDEERSTRLKDLLGRYFEEEEAQGPGGMEDAQGPEPGQARLQDWEDQVRCDIRQFLSLRPEEKFSGRAVARIFHGIGSPCYPAQVYGQDRRFWRKYLHLSFHALVGLATEELLRVAR, from the exons ATGGAGCGGCTGCGGGACGTGCGGGAGCGGCTGCAGGCGTGGGAGCGCGCGTTCCGGCAGCAGCGCGGGCGGCGACCGACCCAG GACGACGTGGAGGCGGCGCCGGAGGACACCCGCG CGCTCTACCGGGAGTACCGCACTCTGAAGCGGACCACGGGCCAGGCCGGCGGCGGGCCCCGCAGCTCCGAGTCGCTCCCCGCGGCGGCCGAAGAG GCGCCAGAATCCCACTGCTGGGGGCCCCATCTCAATCGGGCTGCGACCCAGAGTCCACAACCTACGCCAGGGCGGAGCTGCCAGGGGTCGGTGCCAGACTACGGGCAGCGGCTCAAGGCCAATCTGAAAGGCAACCTGCAG GCCGGACCAGCCCTGGGCCGCAGACCCTGGCCTCTAGGAAGATCCTCATCCAAGACGCCCACCCCAAAGCCCCCAGGTACAGGGCCTGTTCCCTCCTTTGCAGAAAAAGCCAGTGATGAGCCTCCACATCCCCCCGAGCCCCAGCCAAGGCCAGGCCGGCTCCAGCATCTGCAGGCATCCCTGAGCCAGCGGCTGGGCTCCCTAGATCCTGGCTGGTTACAGCGATGTCACAGTGAGGTCCCAGATTTTCTGGGGGCCCCCAAAGCCTGCAGGCCTGATCTAGGCTCAGAGGAATCACAACTTCTGACCCCTGGTGAGTCAGCTGTCCTTGGTCCTGGTGGTGGCTCCCAGGGCCCAGAGATTTCAGCCTTCCAAGAAGTCAGCATCGGTGCAGGGAGACCCCAGCCCAGCAGCAGTCGAGGCGAGAAGCGGAGACGGAACGAGGAGCCTTGGGGGAGCCCCGCACAGGTCCAGCAGGAGAGCAGCCACGCTGGATCCCCATCGGAGGGGGCTGGGGCTGTAGCACTTGAGGAAGATCCTCCAGGGGAACCTGTACAGGCACAGCCACCTCAGCCCTGCAGCAGCCCGTCAACCCCTAG GCTGGCCCGCCATGACAGGGGCAATTACGTACGGCTCAACATGAAGCAGAAACACTACGTGCGGGGCCGGGCACTTCGTGGCAGGCTCCTCCGCAAGCAG GCATGGAAGCAGAAGTGGCGGAAGAAAGGGGAGTGTTTTGGGGGTGGTGGTGCCACAGTCGCAATCAAGGAGTCTTGTTTCCTGAATGAGCAGTCCGATCACCGGGCAGCCCAGTGTCCCCAGCCAG caaGTGAGGAAGACACACACCCTGTTGGGCCTGAGCTGCTGGTTCCTGCACCACAACCTGTACCTGAGGTGCCCAGCCTGGACCCCGCTGTGCTGCCACTTTACTCCCTGGGGCCCTCAGGGCAGCTGGCAG AGACACCGGCTGAGGTGTTCCAGGCCCTGGAGCAGCTGGGGCACCAAGCCTTCCGCCCTGGGCAGGAACGTGCAGTCATGCGGATCCTGTCTG GCATCTCCACGCTGCTGGTGCTGCCTACAGGTGCCGGCAAGTCCCTGTGCTACCAGCTCCCGGCGCTGCTCTACACCCGACGCAGCCCCTGCCTGACGTTGGTCGTCTCTCCCCTGCTGTCACTCATGGACGACCAG GTGTCTGGCTTGCCACCGTGTCTCAAGGCGGCCTGCATACACTCGGGCATGACCAGGAAGCAACGGGAATCTGTCCTGCAGAAG GTTCGGGCTGCCCAGGTACATGTGCTGATGCTGACACCTGAGGCGCTGGTGGGAGCAGGAGGCCTCCCTCCAGCTGCACAGCTGCCTCCAGTTGCTTTTGCCTGCATTGATGAGGCCCACTGCCTCTCCCAGTGGTCCCACAACTTCCGGCCCTGCTACCTGCGCGTCTGCAAG GTGCTTCGGGAGCGCATGGGTGTGCACTGCTTCCTGGGTCTCACAGCCACAGCCACACACCGCACTGCCAGTGACGTGGCACAACACCTGGCTGTGGCTGAAGAGCCTGGCCTCCACAGGCCAGCCCCAGTTCCCGCGAACCTGCACCTTTCCGTGTCCATGGACAGGGACACAGACCAG GCACTGTTGACGCTGCTGCGAGGCGAACGTTTTCGAGACCTGGATTCCATTATCATTTACTGCAACCGGCGCGAGGACACAGAGCGGATTGCTGCGCTCCTCCGAACCTGCCTGCACGCAGCCCGGGTCCCAGGGTCTGGAGGTACGGCGTGGACAGGGCTGGTGTCCCCATGGACCCACCTTGGGCACCCATGGCCCCATCCCACTGACCACCTGCCTGTCTTCCCCAAAGGTCGTGCCCCCAAAACCACGGCTGAGGCCTACCACGCAGGCATGTGCAGCCAGGAACGGCGGCGGGTACAGCGGGCCTTCATGCAGGGCCAGTTGCGGGTGGTGGTGGCCACGGTGGCCTTCGGGATGGGGCTGGACCGGCCAGATGTGCGGGCTGTGCTGCATCTGGGGCTGCCCCCAAGCTTCGAGAGCTACGTGCAGGCCGTGGGCCGGGCCGGGCGTGACGGGCAGCCTGCCCACTGCCACCTCTTCCTACAGCCCCAG GGTGAAGACCTGCGAGAGCTGCGCAGACACGTGCATGCCGACAGCACGGACTTCCTGGCTGTGAAGAGGCTGGTACAGTGCGTGTTCCCAGCCTGCACGTGCACCAGGCCGCCCCTGGAGCAGGAAGGGGCCGTGGGTGGGGAGAGGCCTGTGCCCAAGTACCCCGCTGAAGAGGCTGAGCAGCTTGGTGGCCACCAAGCAACCCCAGGACCTAGAAGGGCCTGCATGGGCCATGAGCGGGCACTCCCAATACAGCTTACCGTACAGGCTCTGGACATGCCGGAGGAGGGTGAGGAACCTGGGGTAAGCCACAGGGGTGGGGATGGGCCATCCTCGCATCTCCTGAGCCCTGCTCTGCCCCCAGCCATCGAGACTTTGCTATGCTACCTGGAGCTGCACCCACACCACTGGCTGGAGCTGATGGCAACCACCTATACCCATTGCCGTCTGAACTGCCCTGGGGGCCCGGCCCAGCTCCAGGCCCTAGCCCACAG GTGTCCCCCTTTGGCTGTGTGCTTGGCCCAGCAGCTGCCTGAGGACCCAGAGCAAGGCAGCAGCTCCGTGGAGTTTGACATGGTCAAGCTGGTGGACACCATGGGTTGGGAGCTGGCCTCTGTGCGGCGGGCTCTCTGCCAGCTGCAGTGGGACCACGAGCCCAGGACAG GTGTGCAACGTGGGACAGGGGTGCTTGTGGAGTTCAGTGGGCTGGCCTTCCACCTTCGCAGTCCAGGAGACCTGACCGCTGAGGAAAAGGACCAGATCTGTGACTTCCTCTATGGCCGTGTGCAGGCCCGGGAGCACCAGGCCCTGGCCCGTCTGCGGAGAACCTTCCAGGCCTTTCGCAG CGTAGCCTTCCCCAGCTGCGGGCCCTGCCTGGAGCAGCACGATGAGGAGCGCAGCACCAGGCTCAAGGACCTGCTGGGCCGCTACTTTGAGGAAGAGGAAGCACAGGGGCCAGGAGGCATGGAGGACGCACAGGGCCCCGAGCCAGGGCAGGCCAGA CTCCAGGATTGGGAAGACCAGGTCCGCTGCGACATCCGCCAGTTCCTGTCCCTGAGGCCAGAGGAGAAGTTCTCGGGCAGGGCTGTGGCCCGCATCTTCCACGGCATCG GAAGCCCCTGCTACCCGGCCCAGGTGTACGGGCAGGACCGGCGCTTCTGGAGAAAATACCTGCACCTGAGCTTCCACGCCCTGGTGGGCCTGGCCACGGAAGAGCTCCTGCGGGTGGCCCGCTGA
- the RECQL4 gene encoding ATP-dependent DNA helicase Q4 isoform X2: MERLRDVRERLQAWERAFRQQRGRRPTQDDVEAAPEDTRALYREYRTLKRTTGQAGGGPRSSESLPAAAEEAPESHCWGPHLNRAATQSPQPTPGRSCQGSVPDYGQRLKANLKGNLQAGPALGRRPWPLGRSSSKTPTPKPPGTGPVPSFAEKASDEPPHPPEPQPRPGRLQHLQASLSQRLGSLDPGWLQRCHSEVPDFLGAPKACRPDLGSEESQLLTPGESAVLGPGGGSQGPEISAFQEVSIGAGRPQPSSSRGEKRRRNEEPWGSPAQVQQESSHAGSPSEGAGAVALEEDPPGEPVQAQPPQPCSSPSTPRYHRLSPSSQARAGKAEGTAHLHIFPRLARHDRGNYVRLNMKQKHYVRGRALRGRLLRKQAWKQKWRKKGECFGGGGATVAIKESCFLNEQSDHRAAQCPQPASEEDTHPVGPELLVPAPQPVPEVPSLDPAVLPLYSLGPSGQLAETPAEVFQALEQLGHQAFRPGQERAVMRILSGAGKSLCYQLPALLYTRRSPCLTLVVSPLLSLMDDQVSGLPPCLKAACIHSGMTRKQRESVLQKVRAAQVHVLMLTPEALVGAGGLPPAAQLPPVAFACIDEAHCLSQWSHNFRPCYLRVCKVLRERMGVHCFLGLTATATHRTASDVAQHLAVAEEPGLHRPAPVPANLHLSVSMDRDTDQALLTLLRGERFRDLDSIIIYCNRREDTERIAALLRTCLHAARVPGSGGTAWTGLVSPWTHLGHPWPHPTDHLPVFPKGRAPKTTAEAYHAGMCSQERRRVQRAFMQGQLRVVVATVAFGMGLDRPDVRAVLHLGLPPSFESYVQAVGRAGRDGQPAHCHLFLQPQGEDLRELRRHVHADSTDFLAVKRLVQCVFPACTCTRPPLEQEGAVGGERPVPKYPAEEAEQLGGHQATPGPRRACMGHERALPIQLTVQALDMPEEGEEPGVSHRGGDGPSSHLLSPALPPAIETLLCYLELHPHHWLELMATTYTHCRLNCPGGPAQLQALAHRCPPLAVCLAQQLPEDPEQGSSSVEFDMVKLVDTMGWELASVRRALCQLQWDHEPRTGVQRGTGVLVEFSGLAFHLRSPGDLTAEEKDQICDFLYGRVQAREHQALARLRRTFQAFRSVAFPSCGPCLEQHDEERSTRLKDLLGRYFEEEEAQGPGGMEDAQGPEPGQARLQDWEDQVRCDIRQFLSLRPEEKFSGRAVARIFHGIGSPCYPAQVYGQDRRFWRKYLHLSFHALVGLATEELLRVAR; the protein is encoded by the exons ATGGAGCGGCTGCGGGACGTGCGGGAGCGGCTGCAGGCGTGGGAGCGCGCGTTCCGGCAGCAGCGCGGGCGGCGACCGACCCAG GACGACGTGGAGGCGGCGCCGGAGGACACCCGCG CGCTCTACCGGGAGTACCGCACTCTGAAGCGGACCACGGGCCAGGCCGGCGGCGGGCCCCGCAGCTCCGAGTCGCTCCCCGCGGCGGCCGAAGAG GCGCCAGAATCCCACTGCTGGGGGCCCCATCTCAATCGGGCTGCGACCCAGAGTCCACAACCTACGCCAGGGCGGAGCTGCCAGGGGTCGGTGCCAGACTACGGGCAGCGGCTCAAGGCCAATCTGAAAGGCAACCTGCAG GCCGGACCAGCCCTGGGCCGCAGACCCTGGCCTCTAGGAAGATCCTCATCCAAGACGCCCACCCCAAAGCCCCCAGGTACAGGGCCTGTTCCCTCCTTTGCAGAAAAAGCCAGTGATGAGCCTCCACATCCCCCCGAGCCCCAGCCAAGGCCAGGCCGGCTCCAGCATCTGCAGGCATCCCTGAGCCAGCGGCTGGGCTCCCTAGATCCTGGCTGGTTACAGCGATGTCACAGTGAGGTCCCAGATTTTCTGGGGGCCCCCAAAGCCTGCAGGCCTGATCTAGGCTCAGAGGAATCACAACTTCTGACCCCTGGTGAGTCAGCTGTCCTTGGTCCTGGTGGTGGCTCCCAGGGCCCAGAGATTTCAGCCTTCCAAGAAGTCAGCATCGGTGCAGGGAGACCCCAGCCCAGCAGCAGTCGAGGCGAGAAGCGGAGACGGAACGAGGAGCCTTGGGGGAGCCCCGCACAGGTCCAGCAGGAGAGCAGCCACGCTGGATCCCCATCGGAGGGGGCTGGGGCTGTAGCACTTGAGGAAGATCCTCCAGGGGAACCTGTACAGGCACAGCCACCTCAGCCCTGCAGCAGCCCGTCAACCCCTAGGTACCACAGACTCAGCCCCTCCAGTCAAGCTAGGGCTGGGAAGGCTGAGGGCACAGCCCACCTGCACATCTTCCCTAGGCTGGCCCGCCATGACAGGGGCAATTACGTACGGCTCAACATGAAGCAGAAACACTACGTGCGGGGCCGGGCACTTCGTGGCAGGCTCCTCCGCAAGCAG GCATGGAAGCAGAAGTGGCGGAAGAAAGGGGAGTGTTTTGGGGGTGGTGGTGCCACAGTCGCAATCAAGGAGTCTTGTTTCCTGAATGAGCAGTCCGATCACCGGGCAGCCCAGTGTCCCCAGCCAG caaGTGAGGAAGACACACACCCTGTTGGGCCTGAGCTGCTGGTTCCTGCACCACAACCTGTACCTGAGGTGCCCAGCCTGGACCCCGCTGTGCTGCCACTTTACTCCCTGGGGCCCTCAGGGCAGCTGGCAG AGACACCGGCTGAGGTGTTCCAGGCCCTGGAGCAGCTGGGGCACCAAGCCTTCCGCCCTGGGCAGGAACGTGCAGTCATGCGGATCCTGTCTG GTGCCGGCAAGTCCCTGTGCTACCAGCTCCCGGCGCTGCTCTACACCCGACGCAGCCCCTGCCTGACGTTGGTCGTCTCTCCCCTGCTGTCACTCATGGACGACCAG GTGTCTGGCTTGCCACCGTGTCTCAAGGCGGCCTGCATACACTCGGGCATGACCAGGAAGCAACGGGAATCTGTCCTGCAGAAG GTTCGGGCTGCCCAGGTACATGTGCTGATGCTGACACCTGAGGCGCTGGTGGGAGCAGGAGGCCTCCCTCCAGCTGCACAGCTGCCTCCAGTTGCTTTTGCCTGCATTGATGAGGCCCACTGCCTCTCCCAGTGGTCCCACAACTTCCGGCCCTGCTACCTGCGCGTCTGCAAG GTGCTTCGGGAGCGCATGGGTGTGCACTGCTTCCTGGGTCTCACAGCCACAGCCACACACCGCACTGCCAGTGACGTGGCACAACACCTGGCTGTGGCTGAAGAGCCTGGCCTCCACAGGCCAGCCCCAGTTCCCGCGAACCTGCACCTTTCCGTGTCCATGGACAGGGACACAGACCAG GCACTGTTGACGCTGCTGCGAGGCGAACGTTTTCGAGACCTGGATTCCATTATCATTTACTGCAACCGGCGCGAGGACACAGAGCGGATTGCTGCGCTCCTCCGAACCTGCCTGCACGCAGCCCGGGTCCCAGGGTCTGGAGGTACGGCGTGGACAGGGCTGGTGTCCCCATGGACCCACCTTGGGCACCCATGGCCCCATCCCACTGACCACCTGCCTGTCTTCCCCAAAGGTCGTGCCCCCAAAACCACGGCTGAGGCCTACCACGCAGGCATGTGCAGCCAGGAACGGCGGCGGGTACAGCGGGCCTTCATGCAGGGCCAGTTGCGGGTGGTGGTGGCCACGGTGGCCTTCGGGATGGGGCTGGACCGGCCAGATGTGCGGGCTGTGCTGCATCTGGGGCTGCCCCCAAGCTTCGAGAGCTACGTGCAGGCCGTGGGCCGGGCCGGGCGTGACGGGCAGCCTGCCCACTGCCACCTCTTCCTACAGCCCCAG GGTGAAGACCTGCGAGAGCTGCGCAGACACGTGCATGCCGACAGCACGGACTTCCTGGCTGTGAAGAGGCTGGTACAGTGCGTGTTCCCAGCCTGCACGTGCACCAGGCCGCCCCTGGAGCAGGAAGGGGCCGTGGGTGGGGAGAGGCCTGTGCCCAAGTACCCCGCTGAAGAGGCTGAGCAGCTTGGTGGCCACCAAGCAACCCCAGGACCTAGAAGGGCCTGCATGGGCCATGAGCGGGCACTCCCAATACAGCTTACCGTACAGGCTCTGGACATGCCGGAGGAGGGTGAGGAACCTGGGGTAAGCCACAGGGGTGGGGATGGGCCATCCTCGCATCTCCTGAGCCCTGCTCTGCCCCCAGCCATCGAGACTTTGCTATGCTACCTGGAGCTGCACCCACACCACTGGCTGGAGCTGATGGCAACCACCTATACCCATTGCCGTCTGAACTGCCCTGGGGGCCCGGCCCAGCTCCAGGCCCTAGCCCACAG GTGTCCCCCTTTGGCTGTGTGCTTGGCCCAGCAGCTGCCTGAGGACCCAGAGCAAGGCAGCAGCTCCGTGGAGTTTGACATGGTCAAGCTGGTGGACACCATGGGTTGGGAGCTGGCCTCTGTGCGGCGGGCTCTCTGCCAGCTGCAGTGGGACCACGAGCCCAGGACAG GTGTGCAACGTGGGACAGGGGTGCTTGTGGAGTTCAGTGGGCTGGCCTTCCACCTTCGCAGTCCAGGAGACCTGACCGCTGAGGAAAAGGACCAGATCTGTGACTTCCTCTATGGCCGTGTGCAGGCCCGGGAGCACCAGGCCCTGGCCCGTCTGCGGAGAACCTTCCAGGCCTTTCGCAG CGTAGCCTTCCCCAGCTGCGGGCCCTGCCTGGAGCAGCACGATGAGGAGCGCAGCACCAGGCTCAAGGACCTGCTGGGCCGCTACTTTGAGGAAGAGGAAGCACAGGGGCCAGGAGGCATGGAGGACGCACAGGGCCCCGAGCCAGGGCAGGCCAGA CTCCAGGATTGGGAAGACCAGGTCCGCTGCGACATCCGCCAGTTCCTGTCCCTGAGGCCAGAGGAGAAGTTCTCGGGCAGGGCTGTGGCCCGCATCTTCCACGGCATCG GAAGCCCCTGCTACCCGGCCCAGGTGTACGGGCAGGACCGGCGCTTCTGGAGAAAATACCTGCACCTGAGCTTCCACGCCCTGGTGGGCCTGGCCACGGAAGAGCTCCTGCGGGTGGCCCGCTGA